The stretch of DNA ATCCAATGGAGTAATCCCCGATAATCAAAAAGTTCAAAGAGTAATTGATAGAGCATGGTACGTTGCAAGTATGTCTAATTATGGAGTAAGTGCAAAAGAAGCTAATAATAAATTTAGAAGTGAAAATATAATTGTTAAAAATGCTCCATCAATCTTAGAAGCTGGACTAAATTTAACTAAGTTCGAAAGTAAAATTACTAAAAGTGGTCTTAACTGCGATTTATTCATAAATAAGGACAATAAGATTTCTATTCAATTTAAAAGTGAAAATAAAAAAATAAAAACCAATTTAAGATTACCTGCTCGAGAAGTAACTTATTTAAGATATGTCATGGATTCAAATTTTATTCCTGTTAGTGGAACTATAATTGAAGCTAAAAAAGGTTTTAAAGTAAAAATAGCTATTGGTTAAGTTTTCTGTAAGCTAACTTAGTCATTTCTAAATCATCATCTTTAAAATAATCAATAATTTCCAATAATTCCTCACTTTTTCTTTTTTTATTGTTTAGAGTGTTATTTATTCTAGATAATGATTTCTCTTTAAACTCTTTACATTCTGTTAATGAGATTATGTCAAAAAACTCTTTTTCTAAATTGTGATTTTTAGCTAAGTTAGTAGATTCTATTAAAAGTAGAGATAATGTTTTTGTATAATTACTTCTAAGCATCTTTAAAATAGCTACATCTCCTATATTTTCACTAATTTTAAAAACATTTAAAAATTCATTTAAAAATAATAATTTATCTGCATTTTTACCTGATAAATAAATTACAGGATTATCTGAATCAATTTTACCTATTATTGCTCCATCAACAAAATTATTAGTGTGTTTGGATATTTCTTTTGTAGTTTTTGGTGAAATATTATTTAAATCTAAATAAATTCCCATGCAGTATTTTCCATATTCAATAGCTACATTTAAAGCATTCTCTGGAGAATTAGCTGAAATTAAAATATCTGATTTCTCACAAACCTCCTTATAGCTATCTAAAACTTCTATATTATAATCATTTGTGGATTTAGCTAATCTATTTTCAAAAGAGGTTATGAATTTAATTTCATCTGATTTAATGAGTTTTATTAAGTTTTTTGATACTTTTCCAAAGCCAATGAATCCAATAATCATAATCATCTATTTATTATATTTAAAAAGAAGCATGTCGAATGTATTAACTCCAATATCACGAGCTATTGTATTACATTTTGCACATAACAAAAAAAAGACTTCCTTACTGGATAAATTTATTTCTGTTAACCCTTCATAATTACCCATTCCTTTTGAAATTACAAAGTCATGTGCATTAAAAATTTCTCTAAAATCTTGTGAAATTTCACTATCGACATATCCTACTGTTCCAGCACCTATATCAACAATTTCACCATATTCATCAAGCCCAACATTTAAAGCATCTTCTCTGCATGCATCATTTAAAATAGGTTCTTTTTTAACCGCTATTGTAATATCTAAATCATATTCTTTAATTTTAGAAAGTAATAATTTGTCAAAAACAATCTCTCCAGTGTTATCTACTAAATATAATACTTTACCATGTGTTTTAAGTGCATTTTCAAACTCATAAATATCTTTAATAGCTAATTTTTTACTAAGAGACTCTTTAATCAACTTTTCAATATCATCATCTAATTTAAATGCACCAAAATCAAGAATGTTTCCAATAATAGCTATTTTAACATGATTTTCTAAACTATTGTCTTTTTTTAATATTTCTTGAACAAGAGGCAGATATTTTAAAGCTATTTTGTTCCCTTTGATTTTTTCTTCAAAATAAGGATCGGTGCAACATGTTTTTTGTTTAATCATATTATGTATAGTAGAACCAGTTTTGTTAGAGTTAGTGTTTAGATAAAAATTTTTACTTAAAAATTCGAAAATATCCCTCGTAATTTCTAATTTAAGTTCTTCATCATCACTAGCTAAATCCATAGCTTCTCTAGCTTGTCTTAAAAAACAAGCCCCACATTCATAACTAATTTTCAACTAACCACCATATATTATTTGAACTAAATGAATTTTATCCCCATCATGGATTAATTCATCTTCAATAACAAGTTCTCCATTCTTTTTTGATACAATAATCTGGGAAGACAAATCCAATTCTTCAAGTAAATCTTTAATTGTATAGTATTCTTTAGATATTTCTCTCTTTTCCTCTACATTATTAAATCTTAATGTAAATGACATATTATCACCTAATTCAATTCTTCTATAAATGTGCAAGCTTTACATAATCTATTTGCTGATGGTTCACCACATCTTTCGCATCTACCTTTAGGATATTCTTTTTTAAACTCTTTTTTTAATACTTCTTTAATTTTATCATATCCCCTAAGTGTTGAATATTTTATTGTAGGATGTTTTTTTGATAACTGATTTAATACTTCTGAGACCTCCCCTCTAAATGATTGTTGTGCATATGGACAACTATCAAAATGAACTTCCAAGTCCTTAGCAACCACATACAATCCAATTTCACGTTCAGGTATTTCACGTAAAGGCTTGATTTTGACTGTGAATTCTTTAGCTTTAGATTCGCTTTTAGCTCCTAATTTAGTTAAATTATCTGTGTTTCCTTCAAGATAATTCATAATGATTGCTTGAACTTCATCATCTAGATTATGACCAGTAGCTATTTTAGTAGCTCCCATTTCACGTGCTGCTTTATTAATAATTGTTCTTCTGAATACTCCACAATATGTGCAAGACCCTTTATGGTTATCTTTTTGCATTATTTCATCTAAAGTAATACCATATTCATCTTTTAGACTAACAACTTTATGTTCTATTCCTAATCTTTTAGCATGTCTTATTGCAATATCAACACCATCTTGACGGTAATTATCTATTCCCTCATCGACTGTTACAGCACATATATCTATAACATTCATTTCACGAAAAGTATTTAATATTTCTAAGGCAGTTACACTATCTTTTCCACCTGAAAGAGCAACTAAAACTTTATCTTTTTTATCTAATAACTTTTCTTTTCTAATTGTTTTAATAGCTTTTTTTTCTATTGATTCGATGAAACAGTCTTTACATAGTAATTGACCTGATTGCTCTTTTTTGATAATAACTTTTGGATTTCCACATTTACTACATCTCATACTCTCATCTACATTTGTTCTACAAATTGAGCTAATTGATTTAATGTGTTTACTTCAAATACTTGAGCTCCTGCTTCTTCATACAATGATACACAACTATCTACTATATCCCATTTATTTCTATCTTCAGGATTCAAAATAACTACCTTTTTAGCATCTCTAACCATTTGTTCAACTAAATCAACACTAGCTGGAATACCTTTTACTTTAGGTCCAGCCCAATCTCGACAGTCAGATAAAATAATAACATAAGATTTATTATTAATATTAACAAGATCTCTAAATCCTTTAAATGCTGTATACATATTTGAAGTTCCATGAACCATCATGTTTTTAAGTCTTAAATCTTTAACTTTAACAAATGAATCTATAAGATATTCCTCTTTTAAAGCAGAAGTAGTTTCAATAACTTTATTATCAAATTCGAAAGTTCTTGAATGTTTAAAAGCAGTTTGAGCCGAAAACATTAACATGAAAAACCAACTACTAATCCACTCACATGACCCACTAATATCATTTAAGAATAGATGTTCATTTTTATGAGGTCTTGGTTTTGCTTTTATTAATTCAATTGGAACGCCACCATATTTGAGATTAGCCCTTATTGTTCTCCTAATATCAATTTTATGAGAACTACTTTCATATTTTCTTCTAGAACGTTTATTAGCTATTCTTTTACCTAATCTTTGACAGATCTCTAACATTCTTGGGTCGAATCTATTGAGTTTTGTAAGGTCTTTGTTCATTAATTCCCCATCTTTTTCAAGTTTTCTAACTTCATCCAATAATGGTTGGCCAGATAACATTTTAAGTTTTTTATTATCAATTTCTTCTTTTTTGAATTTTAAAGAGTCGTCACCTTGCTTTTTAATAATATACTTATTAGATCTAGGTCCAGTTCCTTGATATGCTTTACCTCTACTAGCTTCTTCAAAAATCTCTTTAGTGCCTTTATCAACTGCAAATAATTTCTCAAAAACTTTATTGAATTTAGGAATATCGTATCTGTCTTTAACATAGATTGACATCAAAGCTGTTTTTAATAAGTTTCTGTCATCTCCACCTAAATCCATATAAATTTTAACAGCTGCTTGAGTACTCCTAATACTGACAGGTAACCCTTCCATTCTAAGTTCAGATGATAGATTTGCTATTTTATTAATCATTTATATCTTATTCATTGTTTATCTAAAATATCTTTAATAACTCTTTTTTTATCACTTTCTGTTTTAATAGCTACTCCAACACTACTCTTAAGAGATTTATTAAGATTTTTCTCTCCAAGATTAGAAACCGATTTTACCCAATCAACAGTTCCCCTTACAGAAGGTTTTTTCATTAAATTAAGATTACGTATATCATGAACAATTTTAACAATTTTAGATACTGTTTCATCATTAGCTTCAGGTATTTTGGATTTAACTATCTCAATTTCCCTTTCAACTGTAGGATATGGAATATATAGGAATAAACACCTATCTTTAGTTTCATCAAGAAGAGATCTCTGTGAATTAGATGTTAAAATTACTAATAAATCATTCTGAAGTTGAAATGTTCCTAAATCGTTGATTGTTATTTCTTGTTCACCTAATGCTTGAAGTAAAAAACTCTCTACCTCTTCATCTGCTTTATCAATTTCGTCAATAAGCAATACTGAATCTTTATTATTTAAAAAAGCATTTAATAAAGCTCTTCTAATAAAAAATTCTTCTTCAAATATTTTATCCTCTTTATACTCTTCTGTTTTAGCTGCTTCTAAATGAAGTAATTGTTTTTGGTAATTCCATTCACCAACAATTTGTTCAAATGTAATTCCCTC from Methanobrevibacter oralis encodes:
- a CDS encoding NAD(P)-binding domain-containing protein gives rise to the protein MIMIIGFIGFGKVSKNLIKLIKSDEIKFITSFENRLAKSTNDYNIEVLDSYKEVCEKSDILISANSPENALNVAIEYGKYCMGIYLDLNNISPKTTKEISKHTNNFVDGAIIGKIDSDNPVIYLSGKNADKLLFLNEFLNVFKISENIGDVAILKMLRSNYTKTLSLLLIESTNLAKNHNLEKEFFDIISLTECKEFKEKSLSRINNTLNNKKRKSEELLEIIDYFKDDDLEMTKLAYRKLNQ
- a CDS encoding damage-control phosphatase ARMT1 family protein, producing the protein MKISYECGACFLRQAREAMDLASDDEELKLEITRDIFEFLSKNFYLNTNSNKTGSTIHNMIKQKTCCTDPYFEEKIKGNKIALKYLPLVQEILKKDNSLENHVKIAIIGNILDFGAFKLDDDIEKLIKESLSKKLAIKDIYEFENALKTHGKVLYLVDNTGEIVFDKLLLSKIKEYDLDITIAVKKEPILNDACREDALNVGLDEYGEIVDIGAGTVGYVDSEISQDFREIFNAHDFVISKGMGNYEGLTEINLSSKEVFFLLCAKCNTIARDIGVNTFDMLLFKYNK
- a CDS encoding MoaD/ThiS family protein; translated protein: MSFTLRFNNVEEKREISKEYYTIKDLLEELDLSSQIIVSKKNGELVIEDELIHDGDKIHLVQIIYGG
- a CDS encoding TIGR00269 family protein, encoding MRCSKCGNPKVIIKKEQSGQLLCKDCFIESIEKKAIKTIRKEKLLDKKDKVLVALSGGKDSVTALEILNTFREMNVIDICAVTVDEGIDNYRQDGVDIAIRHAKRLGIEHKVVSLKDEYGITLDEIMQKDNHKGSCTYCGVFRRTIINKAAREMGATKIATGHNLDDEVQAIIMNYLEGNTDNLTKLGAKSESKAKEFTVKIKPLREIPEREIGLYVVAKDLEVHFDSCPYAQQSFRGEVSEVLNQLSKKHPTIKYSTLRGYDKIKEVLKKEFKKEYPKGRCERCGEPSANRLCKACTFIEELN
- a CDS encoding vWA domain-containing protein, translating into MINKIANLSSELRMEGLPVSIRSTQAAVKIYMDLGGDDRNLLKTALMSIYVKDRYDIPKFNKVFEKLFAVDKGTKEIFEEASRGKAYQGTGPRSNKYIIKKQGDDSLKFKKEEIDNKKLKMLSGQPLLDEVRKLEKDGELMNKDLTKLNRFDPRMLEICQRLGKRIANKRSRRKYESSSHKIDIRRTIRANLKYGGVPIELIKAKPRPHKNEHLFLNDISGSCEWISSWFFMLMFSAQTAFKHSRTFEFDNKVIETTSALKEEYLIDSFVKVKDLRLKNMMVHGTSNMYTAFKGFRDLVNINNKSYVIILSDCRDWAGPKVKGIPASVDLVEQMVRDAKKVVILNPEDRNKWDIVDSCVSLYEEAGAQVFEVNTLNQLAQFVEQM
- a CDS encoding AAA family ATPase encodes the protein MQVENISIKDIDKSLLNENYVSNNEISTTIYLSFLLRKPMLIEGPPGVGKTELAKVMAKTFDRDFFRIQCYEGITFEQIVGEWNYQKQLLHLEAAKTEEYKEDKIFEEEFFIRRALLNAFLNNKDSVLLIDEIDKADEEVESFLLQALGEQEITINDLGTFQLQNDLLVILTSNSQRSLLDETKDRCLFLYIPYPTVEREIEIVKSKIPEANDETVSKIVKIVHDIRNLNLMKKPSVRGTVDWVKSVSNLGEKNLNKSLKSSVGVAIKTESDKKRVIKDILDKQ